A stretch of the Halorussus salinus genome encodes the following:
- a CDS encoding DNA polymerase Y family protein, producing the protein MTGGSRLPGTPDDDETGDPIVLHVDMDCFYAACERRREPRLEGEPVVVGMGYEGGETHGAVATASYEAREYGVDSAQAISTALERLPRKAAVAAENGEDSDRPASDVDPEEAGYYRPVDMDYYEEVSSEVKEILHESADVVREVSIDEAYLDVTDRTAWEVAEGFARHVKHRIDREVGVTASVGVAPNMSAAKIASDHDKPDGLVVVEPGEVGDFLAPLDVGEIHGVGPVTARKLRGMGIETAADLAVADRAELEARFGERGAEMHRRARGEDRREVTPTGRPKSLSRESAFTEATDDDERKRDQIRTLAEAVADRARRKGAMYRTIGIKAVTPPYDVNTRAKSLPGPVDEPELVEEVALELLGEFSGVEVRKVGVRVSNLSFADGEQASLGDAWGSSGDDAERAASEAPNPEDDGQASLGRQWDDDSASGDNDDDSGGDSASEPPASDLDGQLSLAREWDVADDASGELAVNDAEETDSDGTDPDQRDESDPEGQVSLDDFG; encoded by the coding sequence ATGACTGGCGGGTCCCGCTTGCCGGGGACGCCCGACGACGACGAGACCGGCGACCCCATCGTCCTCCATGTGGACATGGACTGCTTCTACGCGGCCTGTGAGCGGCGGCGCGAACCGCGACTGGAGGGCGAACCCGTCGTGGTCGGGATGGGCTACGAGGGCGGCGAGACCCACGGCGCGGTCGCCACCGCGAGTTACGAGGCCCGCGAGTACGGCGTGGACAGCGCGCAAGCCATCTCGACTGCACTGGAGCGACTGCCGCGGAAGGCGGCGGTAGCGGCCGAGAATGGCGAGGATTCCGACCGACCCGCCAGCGACGTGGACCCCGAGGAGGCGGGTTACTACCGGCCGGTGGACATGGACTACTACGAGGAGGTCAGTTCGGAGGTCAAGGAAATCCTCCACGAGTCGGCCGACGTGGTGCGGGAGGTCAGCATCGACGAGGCGTACCTCGACGTGACCGACCGGACCGCGTGGGAGGTCGCCGAGGGGTTCGCCCGCCACGTCAAACACCGCATCGACCGCGAAGTCGGCGTGACCGCGAGCGTCGGCGTCGCGCCGAACATGTCCGCCGCGAAAATCGCCAGCGACCACGACAAGCCCGACGGTCTCGTCGTGGTCGAACCCGGCGAAGTCGGGGACTTTCTGGCACCCCTCGACGTGGGCGAGATTCACGGCGTCGGCCCCGTCACGGCCCGCAAGTTGCGCGGGATGGGCATCGAGACGGCGGCGGACCTCGCGGTTGCCGACCGCGCGGAGTTGGAAGCGCGATTCGGCGAGCGCGGCGCGGAGATGCACCGCCGAGCGCGCGGCGAAGACCGACGCGAGGTCACACCCACGGGTCGCCCCAAGAGCCTCTCGCGGGAGTCGGCGTTCACCGAGGCGACCGACGACGACGAGCGCAAGCGCGACCAGATTCGAACGTTGGCGGAGGCGGTGGCCGACCGCGCCCGGCGGAAGGGCGCGATGTACCGCACCATCGGTATCAAGGCCGTCACGCCGCCCTACGACGTGAACACCCGCGCGAAGTCGTTGCCCGGCCCGGTGGACGAACCCGAACTGGTCGAGGAGGTCGCGCTCGAACTCCTCGGCGAGTTTTCCGGCGTCGAGGTCAGGAAGGTCGGCGTCCGGGTCTCGAACCTCTCCTTTGCCGACGGCGAGCAGGCGAGTCTGGGCGACGCGTGGGGGTCGAGCGGAGACGATGCCGAACGGGCCGCGAGCGAGGCCCCGAATCCGGAGGACGACGGACAGGCTTCGCTCGGTCGGCAGTGGGACGACGATTCTGCCTCCGGTGACAACGACGACGATTCCGGCGGCGACTCGGCCAGCGAACCTCCCGCGAGCGACCTCGACGGTCAACTCTCGCTGGCCCGCGAGTGGGACGTGGCGGACGACGCGTCCGGCGAGTTGGCCGTGAACGACGCCGAAGAGACGGACTCGGACGGAACCGACCCCGACCAACGCGACGAGTCGGACCCCGAGGGGCAGGTGTCGCTCGACGACTTCGGGTAG
- a CDS encoding DMT family transporter: MSRTRDLTAFAVMTLLFGGAFPAIEVGLRYLPPLALAAVRYAVSAALLLGYALATTDYWRPRTRADWLAVLAGGVFFIGGSGLTFVGQQFTTAGVAAIVFSAIPILTVLVGAILLPEETVSPRGALGLVVGFLGVAIVVGPDPATLGGDAGASAAVGDGSLELGAFATALLGPALVFAAAVSVTLGTVLVRRFRPSMPTVSLTGAAMAVGAAIQAGLSLALGEEVPVAGLALPALLAVAYLAVFASGVGFVVYFDLLSRVGPLEVNLVSYLVPVVSVGVGWWLLDEPVYSSTLVGFGVVVAGFVLLKNRELAAELAKYRGAAR, from the coding sequence GTGTCCCGCACGCGCGACCTGACGGCCTTCGCGGTCATGACGCTCCTGTTCGGCGGAGCCTTTCCCGCCATCGAGGTCGGCCTCCGTTACCTCCCGCCGCTGGCGCTCGCGGCGGTGCGCTACGCCGTCTCCGCGGCGCTTCTCCTCGGCTACGCGCTCGCCACGACCGACTACTGGCGGCCCCGGACGCGGGCGGACTGGCTGGCGGTCCTCGCGGGCGGCGTCTTCTTCATCGGCGGGAGCGGTCTGACCTTCGTCGGCCAGCAGTTCACGACCGCCGGAGTCGCGGCGATCGTCTTCAGCGCGATTCCGATTCTGACCGTCCTCGTCGGCGCTATCCTGCTCCCCGAGGAGACCGTCTCTCCTCGCGGCGCGCTCGGGTTGGTCGTGGGGTTCCTCGGCGTCGCCATCGTGGTCGGACCCGACCCCGCGACGCTCGGTGGCGACGCGGGCGCGAGCGCCGCGGTCGGCGATGGTTCGCTCGAACTCGGCGCGTTCGCCACCGCGCTCCTCGGTCCGGCGCTGGTGTTCGCGGCGGCGGTGAGCGTCACCCTCGGCACGGTGCTGGTCCGGCGGTTCAGGCCGTCGATGCCCACCGTCTCGCTGACCGGCGCGGCGATGGCGGTGGGCGCGGCGATACAGGCGGGCCTGAGCCTCGCGCTCGGCGAGGAGGTCCCCGTCGCCGGACTCGCGCTCCCGGCCCTGCTCGCGGTGGCCTACCTCGCGGTGTTCGCCAGCGGCGTGGGCTTCGTCGTCTACTTCGACCTCCTGTCGCGGGTCGGCCCGCTGGAGGTGAATCTGGTCTCCTACCTCGTGCCGGTGGTCTCGGTGGGGGTCGGGTGGTGGTTGCTGGACGAACCGGTGTACTCCTCGACGCTGGTCGGGTTCGGCGTGGTCGTCGCGGGATTCGTCCTGCTGAAGAATCGGGAGTTGGCGGCGGAGTTGGCGAAGTATCGCGGCGCGGCGAGGTGA
- a CDS encoding helicase HerA domain-containing protein, whose amino-acid sequence MSQETIDVAEVSAGKGGTAGDPGDPVELPVVEVLTGRAFITGKSGSGKSNTMSVVAEKLLDGGYPVILVDTDGEYYGLKEEYELLHAGADDECDIQVNPEHAERLASLALEDNVPIILDVSGYLNEEDGKELLKAVAQQLFAKEKKLKKPFLMVVEEVHEYIPEGGGMDECGRMLIKIGKRGRKHGLGIAGISQRPADVKKDFITQCDWLVWHRLTWNNDTNVVRRILGGEYADAIEDMGDGEAFMTTDWSEETRRVKFHRKQTFDAGATPGLDDFERPDLKSVSDDLVSDLRQISEEESQREDRIEELQQQLREKESHIEDLERQLEEAREMEEVADKFAKAMLDTSQNRRANPYVDTGGPAMHGGSAQAPQGHRTGEQVQQSGEQAQQANLGGFEQAEARAAAPTEAESADAESSDDASGEETPIDAIRTELDDLEPVERAMLAHYLRQGPATPVETHVAAGGPEDRELAYNHNRTLRQRGFVQHAGGGEYVAALPSLLAALTDGEMDDDTRKEALEAVADELPDAE is encoded by the coding sequence ATGTCGCAGGAGACCATCGACGTGGCCGAGGTGAGCGCCGGGAAAGGGGGCACCGCTGGCGACCCCGGCGACCCCGTCGAGTTGCCGGTCGTGGAAGTGTTGACTGGCAGAGCATTTATCACCGGAAAGTCCGGGTCCGGTAAGTCCAATACGATGAGCGTCGTGGCCGAGAAGCTCTTAGACGGTGGATATCCGGTAATTCTCGTGGACACAGATGGTGAATATTACGGTCTCAAAGAAGAGTACGAACTTTTACACGCCGGAGCGGACGACGAGTGCGACATCCAAGTCAACCCCGAACACGCCGAGCGGCTGGCCTCGCTCGCGCTGGAGGACAACGTGCCCATCATCCTCGACGTGTCGGGGTACCTGAACGAGGAGGACGGCAAGGAACTCCTCAAGGCGGTCGCCCAACAGCTGTTCGCCAAGGAGAAGAAACTCAAGAAGCCGTTCCTGATGGTGGTCGAGGAGGTCCACGAGTACATCCCTGAAGGGGGCGGAATGGACGAGTGCGGGCGGATGCTCATCAAAATCGGTAAGCGCGGGCGCAAGCACGGACTCGGCATCGCGGGCATCAGCCAGCGCCCGGCCGACGTGAAGAAGGACTTCATCACGCAGTGCGACTGGCTGGTGTGGCACCGACTCACGTGGAACAACGACACGAACGTCGTGCGGCGCATTCTGGGGGGCGAGTACGCCGACGCAATCGAGGACATGGGCGACGGCGAGGCGTTCATGACGACCGACTGGTCCGAGGAGACCCGCCGGGTGAAGTTCCACCGCAAGCAGACGTTCGACGCCGGAGCGACGCCGGGGCTGGACGACTTCGAGCGTCCGGATTTGAAGTCCGTCAGCGACGACCTCGTGAGCGACCTGCGCCAGATAAGCGAGGAGGAGAGCCAGCGCGAGGACCGCATCGAGGAGTTACAGCAACAACTCCGCGAGAAGGAGAGCCACATCGAGGACCTCGAACGACAACTGGAGGAGGCCCGCGAGATGGAGGAGGTCGCCGACAAGTTCGCCAAGGCGATGCTCGACACCTCCCAGAACCGGCGCGCGAACCCCTACGTCGATACCGGCGGTCCGGCGATGCACGGCGGAAGCGCGCAGGCCCCGCAGGGCCACCGGACCGGCGAACAGGTGCAACAATCCGGCGAGCAGGCACAGCAGGCCAATCTGGGCGGCTTCGAGCAGGCCGAGGCGAGGGCGGCCGCGCCGACGGAGGCCGAGTCGGCGGACGCCGAGTCGAGCGACGACGCGAGCGGCGAGGAAACCCCAATCGACGCCATCCGGACGGAACTCGACGACCTCGAACCGGTCGAGCGCGCGATGCTGGCCCACTACCTCCGGCAGGGTCCCGCGACTCCCGTCGAGACCCACGTCGCCGCTGGCGGCCCGGAGGACCGGGAACTCGCCTACAACCACAACCGCACCCTGCGCCAGCGCGGGTTCGTCCAGCACGCCGGGGGTGGCGAGTACGTCGCGGCCCTGCCGAGTCTGCTGGCGGCGCTGACCGACGGCGAGATGGACGACGACACCCGGAAAGAGGCCCTCGAAGCGGTCGCCGACGAGTTACCCGACGCGGAGTAG
- a CDS encoding cupin domain-containing protein, whose translation MKVAKEDIPTKIDSPDAVAQHQPDFGDATDYGDMAAEHFTVANGTDLTPLLEGLENDLCQSPHWGYVVSGALTVAYADGSEEADEGGDVFYWPPGHTVRADEDAEFVLFSPQHEHGEVLDHIQQKLEGSS comes from the coding sequence ATGAAAGTAGCGAAAGAAGACATTCCGACCAAGATAGACAGCCCGGACGCTGTAGCTCAGCACCAGCCCGACTTCGGTGACGCGACCGACTACGGGGACATGGCCGCGGAACACTTCACGGTAGCGAACGGGACCGACCTCACTCCGCTTCTGGAAGGTCTGGAGAACGACCTCTGCCAGTCGCCCCACTGGGGGTACGTGGTGAGCGGTGCGCTGACCGTCGCCTACGCCGACGGGAGCGAAGAAGCCGACGAGGGCGGTGACGTGTTCTACTGGCCGCCGGGACACACGGTCCGGGCCGACGAGGACGCGGAGTTCGTTCTCTTCAGTCCGCAACACGAACACGGCGAAGTTCTCGACCACATTCAGCAGAAACTGGAGGGGAGTTCCTGA
- a CDS encoding DUF6517 family protein encodes MPTRRRLLGAIGAAGTTALAGCQGIIKVSASADASPAAVDDSAADDAGFTHVETKPDTLATEVSAFPYVADFEATWWLSRYRKSVGDGGLARFEVLSSPTKEAKGTQLNPISSFEYGALVTTFSTSSGEGAVGKAFSSVLGDGDFADVTRVETTESDLLGESAEFGVFDATFTSAREGSDEPVPVRVLLAVAERGGDVVVPVGVYPRERDESDAIYRLVEGLEHPAEESDSETQSN; translated from the coding sequence ATGCCAACACGACGACGCCTCCTCGGTGCCATCGGTGCCGCGGGCACGACCGCACTCGCGGGCTGTCAGGGAATTATCAAAGTCAGCGCGAGCGCAGACGCCTCACCCGCCGCAGTGGACGACTCCGCGGCCGACGACGCGGGGTTCACGCACGTCGAGACGAAACCGGACACGCTCGCGACCGAGGTGTCGGCGTTCCCCTACGTCGCGGACTTCGAGGCGACGTGGTGGCTCTCGCGCTATCGCAAGTCGGTCGGCGACGGCGGTCTCGCCCGGTTCGAGGTCCTGTCGTCGCCGACGAAGGAGGCGAAGGGCACGCAACTGAACCCGATTTCGAGCTTCGAGTACGGCGCGCTCGTGACGACGTTCTCCACGAGTAGCGGCGAAGGCGCGGTCGGAAAGGCGTTCTCGTCGGTCCTCGGCGACGGCGACTTCGCGGACGTGACCCGCGTCGAGACGACCGAGAGCGACCTGCTGGGCGAGTCCGCGGAGTTCGGCGTCTTCGACGCGACGTTCACCAGCGCGCGCGAAGGAAGCGACGAACCCGTCCCGGTCCGGGTCCTCCTCGCCGTCGCCGAGCGCGGCGGCGACGTGGTCGTGCCGGTCGGCGTCTACCCGCGCGAGCGAGACGAGTCCGACGCCATCTATCGGTTGGTCGAGGGTCTCGAACACCCCGCCGAGGAGTCCGACAGCGAAACGCAGTCCAACTGA
- a CDS encoding S9 family peptidase, translating to MTENVKRYFTARRTVAPTLSPDGRIAFLADTTGTAQVWTAEEAAGWPRQRTFYDERVSFVSWSPAGGAVVFGKDAGADEHDQLFRLNPATNAVEQLTDDPDAIHSWGAWHPDGDRIAFAANRDDAARFDVYAMDVGGDAADGGDPELVAESDEEGFLEVEAWDGDRLVVRRSRASSDDDLYVVNAETGERRHVTPHDGHVRYRQPAFGSDGDAVYCLSDANADAKELVRIDLDSLAVETVVSGGEWSIDRFALDAESGLLALTRNVDGYSELRVGRLSDATDTGDSSFADGSLAAAEIPDGVVHDLAVGPAGERVAATVSTPDLNHSIFVADLPEGVSAETGSVSAERWTRPSPGGVALDAYDSPDLVRYETFDGRQIPAYFTLPDGVESGSEETDVPVVVDVHGGPHHQRRPWFRPIRQYLLDAGYAVFEPNVRGSSGYGKAYAALDDVDKRMDSVRDIAAAVEWLADRPEIDSEGVVAYGRSYGGFMVLSAITEYPDLWAAAVDFVGIANWVTFLENTGDWRRSHREAEYGSLADDRDLLASISPIHSADEIRCPLFVQHGANDPRVPVGEARQIAEEVRSQGVPVETLVFEDEGHHTTKLGNRVEMFEKIAAFLDEHV from the coding sequence GTGACAGAGAACGTCAAGCGGTACTTCACCGCGCGACGGACGGTAGCGCCGACGCTCTCGCCCGACGGTCGAATCGCGTTTCTCGCCGACACGACCGGCACGGCGCAGGTCTGGACCGCCGAGGAGGCCGCCGGATGGCCGCGCCAGCGCACCTTCTACGACGAACGGGTCTCGTTCGTCTCGTGGTCGCCAGCGGGCGGCGCGGTCGTCTTCGGGAAGGACGCCGGAGCGGACGAACACGACCAACTGTTCCGCCTCAACCCCGCGACCAACGCCGTCGAGCAGTTGACCGACGACCCCGACGCCATCCACAGTTGGGGCGCGTGGCACCCCGACGGCGACCGCATCGCCTTCGCCGCCAACCGGGACGACGCCGCGCGATTCGACGTGTACGCGATGGACGTGGGCGGCGACGCCGCGGACGGCGGCGACCCGGAACTCGTCGCCGAGAGCGACGAGGAGGGCTTCCTCGAAGTCGAGGCGTGGGACGGCGACCGCCTCGTCGTCCGGCGCTCGCGCGCGAGTTCCGACGACGACCTCTACGTGGTGAACGCCGAGACCGGCGAGCGCCGCCACGTTACGCCCCACGACGGCCACGTCCGCTACCGCCAGCCAGCGTTCGGTTCCGACGGTGACGCGGTCTACTGCCTGAGCGACGCCAACGCCGACGCGAAAGAACTGGTCCGCATCGACCTCGACTCGCTCGCCGTCGAGACGGTCGTCTCCGGCGGCGAGTGGAGCATCGACCGGTTCGCCCTCGACGCCGAGTCGGGCCTTCTCGCGCTGACCCGGAACGTAGACGGCTACTCGGAGTTGCGCGTCGGGCGACTCAGTGACGCGACCGACACCGGAGACTCGTCGTTCGCCGACGGCTCGCTCGCGGCCGCCGAAATCCCCGACGGCGTGGTCCACGACCTCGCGGTCGGCCCGGCGGGCGAGCGCGTCGCCGCGACCGTCTCGACGCCGGACCTGAACCACTCTATCTTCGTCGCGGACCTGCCCGAGGGCGTGTCGGCGGAGACCGGTTCCGTGTCCGCCGAACGCTGGACGCGACCCTCGCCGGGCGGCGTCGCGTTGGACGCCTACGATTCGCCGGACCTCGTGCGCTACGAGACGTTCGACGGAAGGCAGATTCCGGCGTACTTCACGCTCCCCGACGGCGTAGAATCGGGGTCCGAGGAGACCGATGTCCCCGTCGTCGTGGACGTACACGGCGGCCCGCACCACCAGCGTCGGCCGTGGTTCCGACCCATCCGCCAGTACCTGCTGGACGCGGGCTACGCCGTCTTCGAACCGAACGTCCGGGGGTCGTCGGGCTACGGGAAGGCGTACGCCGCGCTCGACGACGTGGACAAGCGCATGGACTCGGTGCGGGACATCGCGGCGGCCGTCGAGTGGCTGGCCGACCGGCCCGAAATCGACTCCGAGGGCGTGGTCGCCTACGGTCGCTCCTACGGCGGATTCATGGTTCTCTCGGCCATCACGGAGTACCCGGACCTCTGGGCCGCCGCGGTGGACTTCGTGGGCATCGCCAACTGGGTCACGTTCCTCGAAAACACGGGCGACTGGCGGCGCTCCCACCGGGAAGCCGAGTACGGCTCGCTGGCCGACGACCGCGACTTGCTGGCGTCCATCAGTCCCATCCACTCGGCCGACGAGATTCGGTGTCCCCTCTTCGTCCAGCACGGCGCGAACGACCCCCGCGTCCCGGTCGGCGAGGCCCGCCAAATCGCCGAGGAGGTCCGGTCGCAGGGCGTGCCGGTCGAGACGCTGGTCTTCGAGGACGAGGGCCACCACACCACGAAACTCGGCAATCGCGTCGAGATGTTCGAGAAAATCGCGGCGTTCTTGGACGAACACGTCTGA
- the tpiA gene encoding triose-phosphate isomerase — translation MKVVVNLKAYPCDSVEVATAARDVSEESGVPIAVAPQAALLERVAETGVETWAQHVSAVEHGSHTGSTLAEAAAEAGATGTMLNHSERRLKLADIDAALAAAERVGLETCVCANNPEQIGAVAGLGPDAVAVEPPELIGTGTPVSKADPDIVTDAVEAAEEADDSVAVYCGAGISTGEDLTAAQDLGAEGVLLASGVAKADDPKAALEDLVAPL, via the coding sequence ATGAAAGTCGTCGTCAACCTCAAGGCCTACCCCTGCGATTCGGTCGAAGTCGCCACCGCCGCGCGCGACGTGAGCGAGGAGTCCGGCGTTCCCATCGCCGTCGCGCCGCAGGCGGCGCTCCTCGAACGCGTCGCCGAGACGGGCGTTGAGACGTGGGCACAGCACGTCAGCGCGGTCGAACACGGCAGTCACACCGGTTCGACGCTCGCGGAGGCCGCCGCCGAGGCGGGTGCGACCGGGACGATGCTCAACCACTCCGAGCGCCGCCTCAAACTCGCGGACATCGACGCCGCGCTCGCGGCCGCCGAGCGCGTCGGTCTCGAAACCTGCGTCTGCGCGAACAACCCCGAGCAAATCGGTGCCGTCGCGGGTCTCGGTCCCGACGCCGTGGCGGTCGAACCGCCGGAACTCATCGGCACCGGCACGCCGGTCAGCAAGGCCGACCCCGACATCGTGACCGACGCCGTGGAAGCGGCCGAGGAGGCCGACGATTCCGTGGCGGTCTACTGCGGCGCGGGCATCTCGACCGGCGAGGACCTGACCGCCGCCCAAGACCTCGGTGCCGAGGGCGTCCTGCTGGCCAGCGGCGTGGCGAAGGCCGACGACCCGAAGGCGGCGCTCGAAGATTTGGTCGCCCCGCTGTAG
- a CDS encoding multiprotein bridging factor aMBF1, which produces MVQCEMCGAETSSPKTIKVEGAELDVCDNCSEFGTEVKTQDASSSSTKYSTSSSSSSSSSSSSSSTSSSSSQSRRSDMFDDMDELAQDYDDRIRKARENTGMSQEDLADELNEKASLIRKLERGDVLPSDEVQTKLERELDISLSAGGSADDDEEWSGGSSTGEYTLGDVVKRKD; this is translated from the coding sequence ATGGTTCAGTGTGAGATGTGCGGTGCCGAGACGAGTTCTCCCAAGACTATCAAGGTTGAGGGGGCCGAGCTGGACGTTTGCGACAACTGCTCGGAGTTCGGGACCGAGGTCAAGACTCAAGACGCTAGTTCTTCGTCTACGAAGTACTCGACCAGTTCGTCGTCTTCCAGCAGTTCCTCCTCGTCGTCGTCGAGTACGTCCTCTAGCTCCTCCCAATCGCGGCGCTCGGACATGTTCGACGACATGGACGAACTCGCCCAAGACTACGACGACCGCATCCGGAAGGCCCGCGAGAACACCGGGATGAGTCAGGAGGACCTCGCGGACGAACTCAACGAGAAGGCCAGCCTCATCCGGAAACTCGAACGGGGCGACGTGCTCCCGAGCGACGAGGTCCAGACCAAACTCGAACGCGAACTCGACATTTCGCTGAGCGCGGGCGGGTCCGCCGACGACGACGAGGAGTGGAGCGGCGGCAGTTCCACCGGCGAGTACACCCTCGGCGACGTGGTGAAGCGCAAGGACTGA
- a CDS encoding CDP-alcohol phosphatidyltransferase family protein, which translates to MTLDQFRHVADRMLDPFVSLSTRLGLTPDSVSVVAFVLAGGAGGAFYLGGDEPLWYLAGAVLVFLNGWLDLLDGALARELGTDSKAGDLLDHVLDRYADIVVISGLAAGLGRYALGLAAVTGVLMTSYLGTQAQAVGLDRVYGGLLGRADRLALIGVTGALAAFVTATPAGLSVVAWLLVVFAVVGHFTALQRFYYSWRALA; encoded by the coding sequence ATGACTTTAGACCAGTTCCGACACGTCGCCGACCGGATGCTCGACCCGTTCGTCTCGCTCTCGACCAGACTCGGCCTGACGCCCGATTCGGTGAGCGTCGTCGCGTTCGTACTCGCCGGGGGCGCTGGCGGCGCGTTCTATCTGGGCGGGGACGAACCGCTCTGGTATCTCGCCGGAGCGGTCCTCGTCTTCCTCAACGGCTGGCTCGACCTGCTCGACGGCGCGCTGGCCCGCGAACTCGGCACCGACTCGAAGGCGGGCGACCTGCTCGACCACGTGCTGGACCGGTACGCCGACATCGTGGTCATCTCGGGTCTCGCGGCCGGACTCGGCCGGTACGCCCTCGGTCTCGCCGCCGTGACGGGCGTGCTGATGACCTCGTATCTGGGCACGCAGGCCCAAGCGGTCGGACTCGACCGCGTGTACGGCGGCCTCCTCGGGCGGGCCGACCGCCTCGCGCTCATCGGCGTGACGGGCGCGCTCGCGGCCTTCGTGACGGCGACGCCCGCGGGTCTCTCGGTGGTCGCGTGGTTGCTCGTCGTCTTCGCCGTGGTCGGCCACTTCACCGCCCTCCAGCGGTTCTACTACTCGTGGCGGGCGCTGGCGTGA
- a CDS encoding adenylate kinase family protein: MRVVVTGTPGTGKTSAVEALEADPAFADSGLEVVHLNDLIESEDLWTERDDERDSLVADLDAIAERIGEIADSSGDSEDLLVESHLAHHLDADRVVVLRCHPEELERRLTERGESEAKAAENAESEALDVILSEAVNAHGVENVYEIETTDRDPDAVADAIRAVVAGEREPSAGDVSYIDYL; this comes from the coding sequence GTGAGAGTCGTCGTGACCGGGACGCCCGGAACCGGGAAAACGTCGGCGGTCGAAGCCCTCGAAGCCGACCCGGCGTTCGCCGACTCCGGTCTCGAAGTCGTCCACCTCAACGACCTCATCGAGTCCGAAGACCTCTGGACGGAGCGCGACGACGAGCGCGACAGCCTCGTGGCGGACCTCGACGCCATCGCCGAGCGAATCGGCGAAATCGCCGACTCGTCGGGCGATAGCGAGGACCTCCTCGTTGAGTCGCACCTCGCCCACCACCTCGACGCGGATAGAGTGGTCGTCCTGCGGTGTCACCCCGAGGAGTTGGAGCGCCGCCTCACCGAGCGCGGCGAGTCCGAGGCCAAGGCCGCGGAGAACGCCGAGAGCGAAGCCCTCGACGTAATCCTCTCGGAGGCGGTGAACGCCCACGGCGTCGAGAACGTCTACGAAATCGAGACGACCGACCGGGACCCCGACGCGGTGGCCGACGCGATTCGGGCCGTCGTCGCGGGCGAGCGCGAACCGAGCGCGGGCGACGTGTCGTACATCGACTACCTGTGA
- the hisC gene encoding histidinol-phosphate transaminase yields MEPRDLSSHTVYQAGRGIEEVARDLGLDPDDLVKLASNENPFGPSPAAVEAIEEAAGSAHSYPKASHADLTEKVADRWGVAPAQVWLGNGGDGVLDYLARAMLDPGDEVLVPEPGFAYYGMSARFHHGEVAQYHLSKDDDFALDSETVLSEYDGERIVYLTSPHNPTGNRFALDAIETVADETRDDTLVLVDEAYGEFHDGPSAVELVETRDDVAVLRTFSKVYGLAGVRLGYGIVPESWADAYARVNTPFAASEIACRAGLAALDDDDHAEETVETAAWAREYVYEHLDAPTWESHANFVLAEVGDAEAVADELQRRGVIVRDCTSFGLPECVRITCGTKDETRRAVSELNEVLSS; encoded by the coding sequence ATGGAACCACGGGACCTCTCTTCGCACACCGTGTATCAGGCCGGGCGGGGCATCGAGGAGGTCGCCCGCGACCTCGGATTAGACCCCGACGACCTCGTGAAACTCGCGTCGAACGAGAACCCGTTCGGCCCGAGTCCGGCCGCAGTCGAGGCCATCGAGGAGGCCGCGGGGTCGGCCCACTCCTACCCCAAGGCGTCCCACGCCGACCTCACCGAGAAGGTGGCCGACCGGTGGGGCGTCGCGCCCGCGCAGGTCTGGCTCGGCAACGGCGGCGACGGCGTGTTGGACTACCTCGCTCGCGCGATGCTCGACCCCGGCGACGAGGTGCTGGTGCCCGAACCGGGCTTCGCGTACTACGGGATGAGCGCGCGCTTCCACCACGGCGAAGTCGCGCAGTACCACCTCTCGAAGGACGACGACTTCGCGCTGGACAGCGAGACCGTCCTCTCGGAGTACGACGGCGAGCGCATCGTCTACCTGACGAGTCCGCACAACCCGACCGGGAACCGGTTCGCGTTGGACGCGATAGAGACCGTCGCCGACGAGACCCGCGACGACACGCTCGTCCTCGTGGACGAAGCCTACGGCGAGTTCCACGACGGCCCGAGCGCGGTCGAACTCGTCGAAACGCGGGACGACGTGGCCGTCCTCCGGACGTTCTCGAAGGTGTACGGCCTCGCGGGCGTCCGCCTCGGCTACGGCATCGTTCCGGAGTCGTGGGCCGACGCCTACGCTCGCGTCAACACGCCCTTCGCCGCGAGCGAAATCGCCTGCCGGGCGGGACTCGCCGCGCTGGACGACGACGACCACGCCGAGGAGACCGTCGAGACCGCGGCGTGGGCGCGCGAATACGTGTACGAGCATCTGGACGCGCCGACGTGGGAGAGCCACGCCAACTTCGTCCTCGCGGAGGTCGGCGACGCCGAAGCGGTCGCCGACGAACTCCAGCGCCGAGGAGTCATCGTCCGGGACTGCACGAGTTTCGGCCTCCCCGAGTGTGTCCGCATCACTTGCGGAACCAAAGACGAGACCCGGCGCGCGGTCTCGGAACTCAACGAGGTGCTGTCGTCGTGA